In the genome of bacterium, the window AGTCGCCACGGGCCACCTGCTCGGCCTGCCAGGTCAGGTGCGTCAGGCGGGAGTGCAGCTCCTTGAAGGGCGAGGCCAGGAAGTTGCGCGTGGACGGGACGCTGACGCCCAGCTCGCCCCGCGAGAGCGGGCGCACGAACGCCAGGACCTCGGCGTGCTGCTCGATGACCTGGTCGACCCGGGCCGCCAGCTCGGCCAGCTCCGGGTCGCCGCCGGCGGCCGCCAGCGGCTCGGGGATCCGTCCCTCGCTCAGTGCGCGCAGACGCTCGGAGACCGCCCGCAGCGCCGCGCGCTCAGAGGGGTCCATCGCCGGTGCCGGCGGCGCGCCGGACCTCGAAGCGGCAGACGCGGTCGCCGCTCGCCCAGCAATCGACCTCGCGCGCGGAGAACTCCTCGCCGGTGTACTCCCGGAAGATCCCGGCGATGAAGCCCTCGTCGAACTCGCAGACGGTGTCGCCGGTCACGGGCAGCCCGGAGCAATCGAGGTCCTCGGCGACGGTGAGCGTGAACTCGCGCCGGTCGAGATCGGAGCGCTCCACCCGCAGGATGCCGATCCCCCACTCCCGCAGCGCGCGCTGCAGCGCGGCGAGGAAGGGGCCCGGCGGGAGCGTGCGGTCCAAGGCCCTGCGACAGAACTCCCGGCCGGCCGTGCGCCCGGCCTCGACCAGCACCCGCTGCGCCGCCTCCGGGCCGTGCGC includes:
- a CDS encoding V4R domain-containing protein; its protein translation is MADTGDAARGFAWEHLGDIAAGRPNLGQNVPVAMYRLLQFTLRDAVAAAHGPEAAQRVLVEAGRTAGREFCRRALDRTLPPGPFLAALQRALREWGIGILRVERSDLDRREFTLTVAEDLDCSGLPVTGDTVCEFDEGFIAGIFREYTGEEFSAREVDCWASGDRVCRFEVRRAAGTGDGPL